A portion of the Meriones unguiculatus strain TT.TT164.6M chromosome 11, Bangor_MerUng_6.1, whole genome shotgun sequence genome contains these proteins:
- the Itln1 gene encoding intelectin-1 — MTQLGFLLFIIVATTGCSAENTDTNTWAHPSPSSLFRSCKEIKQENSKARDGLYFLRTKNGVIYQTFCDMTTAGGGWTLVASVHENNMYGKCTVGDRWSSQQGNRREYPMGDGNWANYNTFGTAEGATSDDFKNPGYFDIQAENLGIWHVPNNSPLKNWRERSLLRYRTSTGFLRNMGHNLFSLYKKYPVKYGGKCWTDNGPAIPVVYDFGDAKKTANYYSPYGRQQFTAGYVQFRVFNNEGACNALCPGVKVTGCDTEHHCIGGGGFFPERDPWQCGDFSSFDGSGYGTHTVASCSREITEAAVLLFYR; from the exons ATGACCCAACTCGGCTTCCTGCTGTTTATCATCGTTGCCACCACTGGGTGCAGTGCAG agaacacagataccAACACATGGGCccatccttccccttcctctctgttcAGAAGCTGCAAGGAAATCAAGCAGGAGAACTCAAAGGCACGAG ATGGCCTCTATTTCCTCCGCACAAAGAATGGTGTCATCTACCAGACCTTCTGTGACATGACCACGGCAGGGGGGGGCTGGACCCTGGTGGCTAGTGTGCATGAGAACAACATGTATGGGAAGTGCACGGTGGGTGATCGCTGGTCCAGTCAGCAAGGCAACAGACGAGAGTACCCAATGGGCGATGGCAACTGGGCCAACTACAACACCTTTGGGACTGCAGAGGGGGCCACAAGCGATGACTTCAAG AACCCTGGCTACTTCGACATCCAGGCTGAGAACCTGGGGATCTGGCATGTGCCCAACAATAGCCCCCTGAAAAACTGGAGGGAACGCTCTCTGCTGAGGTACCGCACCTCCACTGGCTTCCTGAGGAATATGGGCCATAATCTCTTCAGCCTCTACAAG aAATACCCGGTGAAATATGGAGGAAAGTGCTGGACTGACAATGGCCCAGCAATACCTGTGGTCTATGACTTCGGCGATgctaaaaagacagcaaattatTACTCCCCCTATGGCCGAC AGCAATTCACTGCAGGATATGTCCAGTTCAGAGTATTTAATAATGAGGGAGCGTGCAATgccctgtgtcctggggtgaAGGTCACCGGATGTGACACTGAGCAT CACTGCAtcggtggaggagggttcttcccaGAAAGGGACCCTTGGCAGTGTGGTGACTTCTCTTCATTTGATGGGAGTGGCTATGGAACTCACACTGTGGCCAGCTGTAGCCGGGAGATAACTGAAGCGGCTGTGCTTCTTTTCTATCGTTGA